The Azotosporobacter soli genome contains a region encoding:
- a CDS encoding CTP synthase: protein MAKYIFVTGGVVSSLGKGITAASLGRLLKNRGLKVTIQKFDPYINIDPGTMSPYQHGEVFVTDDGAETDLDLGHYERFIDINLGKGSNVTAGKIYWSVINKERKGDYLGSTVQVIPHITNEIKERIYRVGKEDNADVVITEIGGTVGDIESLPFLEAIRQVKKEVGREGVLYLHVTLLPYIAAAGELKTKPTQHSVKELRSIGIHPDIIVCRSEHDISQDMKDKLALFCDIDVNAVIQNKTAASIYQVPLMMQEEGLDRIVMDKLNLKAGEADMTEWKAMVDKIVNPEHEVKVAVVGKYVALPDAYMSVTESLRHAGIANSTAVSIKWINAEELEGNNVDLPGMLGDVEGILVPGGFGDRGIEGKIRAIQYARENKVPYFGLCLGMQTAVIEFARNVCGLNGAHSTEMNPDTAHPVIALMEDQVEVEDKGGTMRLGIYPCKVTENTLTQAAYGESIIYERHRHRLEFNNAYREQITSAGMIIGGTSPDGRLVEIVELKDHPWFVATQFHPELKSRPTNPHPLFREFIKATLGQKK, encoded by the coding sequence ATGGCTAAATACATTTTTGTTACTGGAGGCGTCGTTTCTTCCCTGGGTAAAGGCATTACTGCCGCATCGCTGGGGCGTCTTCTGAAAAACCGCGGTTTGAAGGTGACGATTCAAAAGTTCGACCCCTATATCAACATCGATCCTGGTACGATGAGCCCTTATCAGCATGGCGAAGTGTTCGTCACCGATGACGGAGCCGAAACGGATCTGGATTTGGGACATTATGAGCGGTTTATTGATATCAACCTGGGCAAGGGTTCCAATGTGACGGCAGGCAAGATTTACTGGTCGGTCATCAACAAGGAACGTAAAGGCGATTATCTTGGCAGCACGGTTCAGGTCATCCCTCATATTACCAATGAAATCAAAGAACGGATTTACCGGGTCGGTAAAGAAGATAACGCGGACGTCGTTATCACTGAAATCGGCGGCACGGTCGGCGACATTGAGAGTCTGCCGTTTTTAGAAGCGATTCGTCAAGTGAAAAAGGAAGTCGGTCGTGAAGGTGTCCTTTATTTGCATGTGACGCTGTTGCCGTATATTGCGGCAGCAGGGGAATTGAAAACAAAGCCGACGCAGCACAGCGTAAAAGAATTGCGCAGCATCGGCATCCATCCGGATATCATCGTCTGCCGGAGCGAACATGACATTTCACAGGATATGAAGGATAAATTGGCGCTGTTCTGCGACATCGACGTAAATGCCGTGATTCAGAACAAGACGGCTGCGTCCATCTATCAAGTGCCGTTGATGATGCAGGAAGAAGGTCTGGATCGAATCGTCATGGACAAACTGAACTTAAAAGCCGGCGAGGCCGATATGACAGAGTGGAAAGCGATGGTTGACAAGATCGTCAATCCGGAACACGAAGTCAAAGTGGCGGTCGTCGGAAAATATGTTGCGTTGCCGGATGCCTATATGAGCGTTACGGAATCGCTGCGCCATGCAGGCATTGCAAATAGTACGGCGGTATCGATTAAATGGATCAATGCCGAAGAACTGGAAGGCAACAATGTCGATTTGCCAGGAATGCTCGGCGATGTCGAAGGCATTCTCGTACCGGGTGGTTTTGGCGATCGTGGGATCGAAGGCAAGATCAGAGCAATTCAATATGCGCGTGAAAACAAAGTGCCTTATTTTGGCTTGTGCCTCGGTATGCAAACGGCAGTGATCGAGTTTGCCCGTAATGTCTGCGGACTGAACGGCGCGCATAGTACGGAAATGAATCCAGATACGGCGCATCCCGTTATTGCGTTGATGGAAGATCAAGTAGAAGTGGAAGACAAGGGCGGCACGATGCGTCTGGGCATTTATCCGTGCAAAGTGACGGAAAATACGCTGACGCAGGCGGCTTACGGCGAATCGATAATTTATGAACGCCATCGCCATCGTCTCGAATTCAACAATGCTTACCGGGAGCAGATCACTTCGGCCGGCATGATTATCGGCGGTACCTCGCCGGATGGACGTCTGGTGGAAATTGTGGAGCTTAAGGATCATCCTTGGTTTGTCGCAACGCAGTTCCATCCGGAATTGAAATCGCGTCCGACAAATCCGCATCCGTTGTTCCGTGAGTTCATCAAGGCAACCCTGGGGCAAAAAAAATAA
- the rpoE gene encoding DNA-directed RNA polymerase subunit delta, whose amino-acid sequence MKAVSEVEVAYQVLRSRGYAMYFRDLIGSVLTQTGQRASSQAHAMAEVHTQINMDSRFIHMGKGMWGLAEWTPQQMNARMAEDGEWGGSGTSTPRREKLFEEIQQEYVAAAAETGEQE is encoded by the coding sequence ATGAAAGCAGTTTCAGAAGTGGAAGTTGCATATCAAGTTTTACGGAGCCGGGGGTATGCCATGTATTTTCGTGACCTCATCGGCAGCGTGCTGACGCAAACCGGTCAACGGGCCTCGTCGCAGGCGCATGCAATGGCAGAAGTGCATACGCAGATCAACATGGACAGTCGTTTTATTCACATGGGTAAGGGAATGTGGGGCTTGGCGGAGTGGACGCCGCAGCAGATGAACGCTCGAATGGCCGAAGACGGCGAATGGGGCGGCAGCGGGACAAGTACGCCGCGCCGAGAAAAATTATTCGAAGAGATCCAGCAGGAATATGTCGCGGCGGCAGCTGAGACTGGCGAACAAGAATAA
- the argS gene encoding arginine--tRNA ligase: MDMKIVLQTAIEKAAKAAMAAGKLPQGELPEILLEVPPQKEFGDFASNFAMQAARSLKANPRGIAQAIVEELQEEWLEKVEIAGPGFLNFYLNPRWVHELLAGILAQGEGYGNTKHGAGQRIQVEFVSANPTGPLHVGHGRGAAVGSALVNLLRAAGYDVASEYYINDAGNQIDNLALSVEARYLELLGQTVEFPADGYHGEDIVDTARRIIEHHGDRFLKLSVAERREQFKEIALQEKLAALKEDLAAFNVQFDHWFSERTLHEADAIQSACKELREKGYLYEQDGAQWLKSTAYGDDKDRVVIRDNGVPTYLAADIAYHRNKMERGFEQLINIWGADHHGYICRVKAAIAAFGYRPEQLEVLILQMVSLFRDGELVKMSKRTGQSVTLTELMEEVGTDAARFFFIMRSIDSQLDFDLNLAKSRTNENPVYYIQYAYARICSIFRQAEEAGADTQNLSAAELSLLSSQWEVDLIKKLGEYPEEISQAAEERAPHRIARYVHDLAGQFHTFYNQCRIVGVEADLQTARLALAKGVQSAIRHALTVLGVSAPDRM; encoded by the coding sequence ATGGACATGAAAATCGTATTGCAGACAGCCATTGAAAAAGCGGCGAAGGCCGCGATGGCAGCCGGAAAGTTGCCGCAGGGTGAGCTGCCGGAAATTTTACTCGAAGTACCGCCGCAGAAAGAATTTGGCGATTTTGCTTCCAACTTTGCGATGCAGGCAGCGCGCAGTTTAAAAGCGAATCCGCGCGGCATCGCACAGGCGATTGTCGAAGAGTTGCAGGAAGAATGGTTGGAGAAAGTGGAAATAGCCGGACCGGGCTTTTTGAATTTTTACTTGAATCCGCGTTGGGTGCACGAACTTCTGGCTGGCATCTTGGCGCAGGGTGAAGGATACGGCAACACGAAGCATGGTGCAGGACAGCGTATTCAGGTTGAATTTGTCAGCGCTAATCCCACAGGACCTCTCCATGTAGGACATGGCCGCGGCGCGGCTGTGGGCAGTGCGCTTGTCAATTTGCTGCGTGCCGCCGGTTATGACGTGGCCAGCGAATATTACATCAATGACGCCGGCAACCAGATCGACAATTTGGCGCTGTCGGTAGAGGCGCGCTATTTGGAGTTGCTGGGCCAAACGGTCGAGTTCCCAGCCGATGGCTATCATGGCGAGGATATTGTCGACACGGCGCGCAGGATCATTGAACATCATGGCGATCGATTCCTGAAGCTGTCGGTCGCAGAGCGGCGCGAGCAGTTTAAAGAAATCGCACTGCAGGAGAAGCTTGCGGCGCTTAAGGAAGATCTGGCTGCGTTCAACGTCCAGTTCGACCATTGGTTCAGTGAACGAACGCTGCACGAAGCCGATGCGATTCAGAGCGCATGCAAAGAATTGCGTGAGAAAGGCTATCTCTATGAGCAAGATGGCGCGCAATGGCTGAAATCGACCGCGTACGGCGACGACAAGGACCGGGTTGTGATCCGCGACAACGGGGTTCCTACGTATTTAGCCGCCGATATCGCGTATCATCGCAATAAGATGGAACGCGGTTTTGAGCAGCTGATCAATATCTGGGGTGCGGATCACCATGGCTATATCTGCCGCGTAAAGGCGGCGATTGCCGCCTTCGGCTATCGACCGGAACAGTTGGAAGTGCTGATTTTGCAAATGGTCAGCCTATTCCGCGACGGCGAATTGGTCAAGATGTCAAAGCGGACCGGACAAAGCGTCACGCTGACGGAGCTGATGGAGGAAGTTGGTACTGATGCGGCGCGTTTCTTCTTCATCATGCGCTCGATCGACAGCCAGTTGGATTTTGACCTGAATCTGGCGAAATCGCGGACGAATGAAAATCCGGTTTATTATATCCAATATGCGTATGCGCGCATCTGCAGCATTTTCCGCCAGGCGGAAGAAGCCGGAGCCGATACGCAAAATCTTTCGGCGGCAGAGTTGTCGCTGCTCAGCAGTCAATGGGAAGTGGATCTGATTAAAAAACTGGGCGAGTATCCGGAAGAGATTTCTCAGGCGGCAGAGGAACGTGCACCGCATCGAATCGCGCGCTACGTCCATGATTTGGCGGGGCAATTTCACACCTTTTACAACCAATGCAGAATCGTCGGCGTAGAAGCGGACTTGCAGACAGCCCGTCTGGCGCTGGCGAAAGGCGTACAGTCGGCAATTCGTCATGCGCTCACTGTATTGGGCGTCAGTGCTCCGGACCGTATGTAA
- a CDS encoding DUF1934 domain-containing protein: MKAVIMKIVGVQRDAAGEEDSVELLTAGRCYVKNGMTYLLYQDSQISGLENSMVTIKIRPDRVIINRSGVIQHKQIFSVGERYEGPYITQYGRIEMAVLTKNLKIALTEELSGSLEIEYDLEINGQWQSANRLSVTIQEDKGHGHENRIADSH, from the coding sequence GTGAAGGCTGTCATTATGAAGATTGTGGGCGTACAACGTGACGCCGCCGGGGAAGAAGACAGCGTAGAACTGTTGACCGCCGGCCGCTGTTATGTTAAAAACGGAATGACGTATTTGCTTTATCAGGACAGCCAGATATCGGGCTTAGAGAACAGCATGGTCACGATAAAGATCCGCCCTGATCGCGTGATCATCAATCGCAGCGGCGTCATCCAGCACAAGCAGATCTTTAGCGTGGGCGAACGCTATGAAGGGCCTTATATCACGCAGTACGGCCGGATCGAGATGGCTGTGCTGACCAAAAACCTAAAGATTGCGCTGACGGAAGAACTCAGCGGCAGTCTGGAGATTGAGTATGATTTGGAAATTAACGGACAGTGGCAGAGTGCGAACCGTCTATCTGTTACGATACAGGAGGATAAGGGACATGGACATGAAAATCGTATTGCAGACAGCCATTGA
- a CDS encoding DUF2156 domain-containing protein has product MQETEASTIDFKAVELADKPIFDKAFAARRYENAHFNFTNLFMWQKAYDIQWTAWEDLILVKACWEGSHFVLPPFGSDRNFGDGVLQLKRYLSGDGREFLLRGCEKFMLELLDEQLPGAFRAEEDRDNFDYLYKAEDLRELKGRKFHKKKNHANAFRQSYPEYEYRVMDETVALETQTFLKEWCRQRDCEKGDSLDCERKALSIGLQNFRALGISGGAIYVKNEMKAVTFGEKINSDTAVVHAEKADTELRGIYTAICQDYCQHAWSDVAYINREEDMGEENLRKAKLAYQPIRLIEKYVLTANDSR; this is encoded by the coding sequence GTGCAAGAGACGGAGGCGAGTACAATCGATTTTAAGGCAGTGGAGTTGGCCGATAAACCGATCTTTGATAAGGCGTTTGCAGCCAGACGTTATGAGAACGCCCATTTTAATTTTACGAATCTCTTTATGTGGCAAAAAGCCTATGATATTCAGTGGACGGCATGGGAAGATCTTATTTTAGTCAAGGCCTGCTGGGAAGGAAGCCACTTCGTGTTGCCGCCGTTCGGCAGCGACCGCAATTTCGGCGATGGAGTGTTGCAGCTCAAACGATATTTGAGCGGGGATGGCCGGGAATTTTTGTTGCGCGGCTGTGAAAAGTTTATGCTGGAACTGCTGGACGAGCAATTGCCGGGCGCGTTTCGGGCGGAAGAAGACCGCGACAACTTCGATTACCTGTATAAGGCGGAAGACTTGCGCGAACTGAAAGGACGAAAATTTCATAAGAAAAAAAACCATGCCAATGCGTTTCGACAAAGCTATCCGGAATATGAGTACCGGGTGATGGATGAGACGGTTGCGCTGGAAACGCAGACTTTTCTCAAAGAATGGTGTCGGCAGCGCGATTGTGAAAAAGGCGATAGCTTGGACTGCGAGCGCAAGGCGCTGTCGATTGGATTGCAGAATTTCCGTGCGCTTGGCATAAGCGGCGGCGCAATCTATGTGAAAAATGAAATGAAAGCAGTCACTTTTGGGGAGAAGATCAATTCGGATACCGCGGTAGTGCATGCCGAAAAAGCGGATACCGAACTGCGCGGTATTTATACCGCGATCTGTCAGGATTACTGCCAACATGCATGGAGCGATGTCGCTTACATCAATCGAGAAGAGGACATGGGCGAAGAAAATTTGCGCAAAGCGAAGCTCGCCTACCAGCCGATCCGGCTGATCGAAAAATATGTTTTGACGGCAAACGACAGTCGCTAA
- a CDS encoding sodium-dependent transporter: MASNEKRETFSSGLAVFFATLGSAVGLGNIWKFPYLTGQNGGGAFLLVYFLCIVFVGLPVMMSEFYIGRTARKNAIGAFKAIMPGTLWKHVGTMGVLATYLIMFFYSCVAGWVYFYLFKALTGELSGITMEGAKAQFGSVIMGPWSPILWQCIVMAVVSGILIMGVKQGIEKITKTLMPLLFVLILACDLRALTLPGAWEGVRFLFHVDFSQLSGAAVLTALGLAFFKLSLGLGCMITYSSYFTEDNNMLGTAAKVAFSDTLVSLLAGLAIFPAVFAFGMEPGAGPGLLFMTLPLVFAQMPLGNLLLIAFFFLASIAATTAMLSLVEVPVAYCIEERGMSRTGAAVFNGILIAGVGVLATLSVDPSSLLGQMTFMGRGFFDWFDYLSSNILLPIGGLLTAIFVGYLMPREQVVAELTNQGRLAMAGMVGMLYSILRYVTPVLLIVVFLASVGLVKL; the protein is encoded by the coding sequence TTGGCTAGCAACGAAAAAAGAGAGACGTTTTCCTCGGGCCTGGCAGTGTTTTTTGCGACATTGGGCTCGGCGGTAGGTCTCGGGAACATTTGGAAATTTCCCTACCTTACCGGACAAAACGGCGGCGGCGCATTTTTATTGGTATATTTTTTATGTATTGTATTTGTCGGCCTGCCGGTCATGATGAGCGAATTCTATATCGGACGTACGGCACGCAAGAACGCGATCGGCGCGTTTAAGGCGATAATGCCGGGGACGCTGTGGAAGCATGTCGGGACGATGGGCGTTTTGGCGACCTATTTGATTATGTTTTTTTACAGTTGTGTTGCAGGATGGGTCTATTTTTATTTGTTCAAAGCATTAACCGGTGAATTGTCCGGTATTACGATGGAGGGCGCAAAAGCGCAGTTCGGCTCTGTTATCATGGGACCCTGGTCGCCGATCCTCTGGCAATGCATCGTCATGGCGGTGGTGTCGGGAATCCTGATCATGGGCGTTAAACAAGGGATTGAGAAGATAACAAAGACTTTGATGCCGCTGCTCTTCGTGCTGATCCTAGCGTGCGATTTGCGCGCGTTGACGCTGCCGGGAGCATGGGAAGGCGTACGCTTTCTCTTTCATGTCGATTTCAGCCAGCTGTCGGGCGCTGCGGTTCTCACGGCGTTGGGGCTTGCCTTCTTCAAATTGTCGCTGGGTTTGGGCTGCATGATCACGTACAGCAGCTATTTTACCGAGGACAATAATATGTTGGGTACGGCAGCTAAGGTTGCCTTTTCGGATACGCTGGTATCTTTATTGGCCGGCCTGGCTATTTTTCCGGCGGTGTTCGCATTCGGCATGGAGCCGGGCGCAGGTCCCGGGCTGCTCTTTATGACGCTGCCGCTCGTGTTCGCACAAATGCCGCTGGGCAATCTGCTGCTGATCGCATTTTTCTTTCTGGCGTCTATCGCAGCAACAACTGCGATGCTGTCGTTGGTCGAAGTTCCTGTTGCGTACTGCATTGAGGAACGCGGCATGTCCCGTACCGGTGCCGCTGTTTTTAACGGAATACTGATCGCCGGCGTCGGCGTTTTGGCAACACTGTCCGTCGATCCTTCAAGCCTGCTTGGTCAGATGACGTTTATGGGACGCGGTTTCTTCGACTGGTTCGACTATTTGTCCTCCAACATCCTCTTGCCGATCGGCGGCTTGCTGACGGCGATCTTTGTCGGTTACCTGATGCCGCGCGAGCAGGTGGTGGCCGAACTCACCAATCAAGGCCGTCTGGCGATGGCGGGCATGGTGGGGATGTTATACAGCATTTTGCGTTACGTGACGCCGGTACTGTTGATCGTCGTTTTTCTCGCCTCCGTTGGTCTTGTCAAATTGTAG
- a CDS encoding phosphoribosylformylglycinamidine synthase — MEQIRRVFVEKKAGFDVEACGMLADLRDNLGIKALAGLRLLNRYDMSGLSKAEYHAAKWTVFAEPVADKAYDECIPRAEADAMFAVEFLPGQYDQRADSAAQCVQLLTQKERPQVSSAKVILLYGSLSKEELLAIKSYLINPVECREAALEKPLNLRAEEVKPEAVERIGGFALWSEAALEEWRQEQGLAMSLADLKLCQTYFSKEEKREPSVTEIKVLDTYWSDHCRHTTFMTAITDVEFAQGERCQPIRQAYEEYLADRQVVYGGQERAVCLMDIAVMGMKTLRHEKRLPDLDESEEINACSIVVPALIDGQEEEWLVMFKNETHNHPTEIEPFGGAATCLGGAIRDPLSGRSYVYQAMRLSGSGDPRRPVSKTLPGKLSQRRITTGAAAGYSSYGNQIGLATGQVTEVYDEGYVAKRMEIGAVIAAAPRSQVVRLKPAAGDLVILVGGRTGRDGCGGATGSSKEHTEDSLATCGAEVQKGNAPTEHKIQRLFRRSEASRLIKRCNDFGAGGVAVAIGELTDGLRIDLDAVPKKYEGLDGTELAISESQERMAVVVAAQDASSFIALALEENLEATVVAVVSKERRLVMTWQGDTIVDLSRDFLDTNGARQESRVKVNAPEFSANYFKAEASNVDLRAAWTERLADLNACSQRGLVERFDSSIGANSVLMPFGGRYQATPAEGMAAKLPLLRGETSTATLMTCGFNPKIANWSPFHGAVYALVEAVAKIVAMGGEYQRIRLTLQEYFERLGQDASKWGKPFSALLGALLVQRRLGIPAIGGKDSMSGTFLELHVPPTLAAFAVNVADAGRIVSPELKKSGSLLAFVPAPRDGNELPLWETLTRHWRKVQEMTSAGKVLAAQSVREGGIAVALSRMCFGNRLGVEVRGAWRQEALFAPEYGSLILELAEEVAPEEIAAEGWILLGRTQAEGKICVNGETLLLEELQTAWEKPLEAVFPTKVAFDAPVFKELVVEKRKEVKRTIAKLAKPRVLIPVFPGTNCEYDTARAFEQAGASVETLVIRNLTSAAVEESVTALENALGKAQILMLAGGFSAGDEPDGSGKFIATMLRNPRLKEAVHRLLERQDGLALGICNGFQALIKLGLLPYGKICDLPQDSPTLTFNSLGRHVSCMVQTRVAATNSPWLSHLTVGDLHTIPVSHGEGRFQATPQWLEKLALQGQIVTQYVDDEAKPTLALPYNPNGSLAAVEGIISPDGRILGKMGHSERCGKHVAKNIPGNQDQGLFKAGVNYYR, encoded by the coding sequence GTGGAGCAAATACGCCGTGTTTTTGTCGAAAAGAAAGCGGGCTTTGATGTGGAAGCTTGCGGGATGTTGGCCGATTTAAGGGATAACCTTGGCATAAAAGCGTTGGCTGGCCTGCGCCTGCTGAACCGTTATGATATGTCGGGCTTGAGCAAAGCGGAATACCACGCGGCAAAATGGACGGTTTTTGCCGAGCCGGTGGCGGATAAGGCTTATGATGAATGCATACCTCGCGCGGAAGCGGATGCGATGTTTGCGGTCGAATTTTTGCCGGGGCAGTACGATCAGCGCGCCGATTCGGCGGCGCAGTGCGTGCAACTGTTGACGCAAAAGGAACGTCCGCAGGTCAGCAGCGCCAAAGTCATCTTATTATATGGAAGTCTTTCGAAGGAAGAGCTGCTAGCGATAAAAAGCTACCTGATCAATCCGGTGGAGTGCCGCGAAGCTGCGCTCGAGAAGCCGCTGAATTTACGTGCGGAAGAAGTCAAGCCGGAAGCGGTCGAGCGAATCGGCGGCTTTGCTCTCTGGAGCGAAGCTGCGCTTGAAGAGTGGCGACAGGAACAGGGACTGGCGATGAGTCTGGCAGATTTAAAGCTGTGCCAGACTTATTTCAGCAAGGAAGAAAAAAGGGAGCCGAGCGTAACGGAAATCAAGGTGCTGGATACGTATTGGTCGGATCACTGCCGTCATACGACTTTTATGACTGCGATTACGGATGTCGAGTTCGCTCAGGGGGAACGCTGCCAGCCGATCCGCCAGGCTTATGAAGAGTATCTTGCGGATCGTCAGGTCGTTTACGGCGGACAAGAGCGCGCCGTATGCCTGATGGATATCGCCGTCATGGGAATGAAAACGCTGCGCCATGAGAAACGACTCCCGGATCTTGATGAGTCGGAAGAAATCAATGCCTGCAGCATCGTGGTTCCGGCGCTCATCGACGGGCAGGAAGAAGAATGGCTGGTCATGTTCAAGAATGAGACGCACAACCACCCGACCGAGATCGAACCGTTCGGCGGCGCGGCTACTTGTCTGGGCGGTGCGATTCGCGACCCTCTCTCGGGCCGTTCTTATGTTTATCAGGCGATGCGCCTCAGCGGTAGCGGCGACCCAAGGCGACCGGTTTCAAAGACGCTGCCCGGCAAGTTGTCGCAGCGCAGGATCACGACTGGCGCTGCAGCCGGCTATAGTTCTTACGGCAATCAGATCGGATTGGCAACCGGACAGGTCACGGAAGTATATGACGAAGGCTATGTCGCCAAACGAATGGAAATCGGCGCCGTCATCGCGGCCGCGCCGCGCAGTCAGGTCGTGCGTTTGAAACCGGCAGCAGGCGACTTGGTCATTTTAGTCGGCGGCCGTACCGGTCGCGATGGTTGCGGCGGAGCGACCGGTTCTTCGAAGGAACATACGGAAGATTCGCTGGCGACTTGTGGTGCGGAAGTGCAAAAGGGAAATGCGCCGACGGAGCATAAGATACAGCGCTTGTTTCGTCGTTCGGAAGCGAGCCGTCTGATCAAGCGCTGCAATGACTTTGGCGCAGGCGGTGTCGCGGTGGCGATCGGTGAGTTGACGGACGGTCTGCGGATCGATCTGGATGCCGTGCCGAAAAAATATGAAGGTCTGGATGGGACGGAACTGGCCATATCCGAATCGCAGGAGAGAATGGCTGTGGTTGTTGCTGCGCAAGATGCAAGTTCGTTTATTGCGCTGGCGCTGGAAGAGAATCTCGAGGCGACCGTTGTGGCTGTGGTAAGCAAAGAACGGCGTCTGGTCATGACTTGGCAGGGTGATACGATTGTCGATCTAAGCCGTGACTTTCTCGACACCAACGGTGCGCGTCAGGAAAGTCGCGTCAAAGTGAACGCGCCGGAATTTAGCGCGAACTACTTTAAAGCGGAGGCGAGCAACGTTGACTTGCGGGCGGCTTGGACAGAGCGTTTGGCAGACTTGAATGCCTGCAGCCAACGCGGACTGGTAGAACGCTTTGACAGCAGCATCGGTGCGAACAGCGTCTTGATGCCGTTTGGCGGCCGTTATCAGGCGACGCCGGCGGAGGGAATGGCGGCAAAATTACCTCTTTTGCGCGGTGAAACAAGTACGGCGACGTTGATGACTTGCGGCTTTAATCCGAAGATTGCGAATTGGAGTCCTTTTCACGGCGCAGTTTATGCGCTGGTCGAAGCGGTGGCCAAAATTGTTGCGATGGGCGGAGAATACCAAAGGATCCGCTTGACTCTGCAGGAATATTTTGAGCGGCTTGGACAAGATGCGAGCAAATGGGGCAAACCGTTCAGCGCTCTGCTCGGCGCGCTGCTCGTTCAACGGCGTCTCGGCATTCCGGCGATCGGCGGCAAAGACAGCATGTCGGGAACTTTTCTCGAATTGCATGTACCGCCGACGTTAGCGGCGTTCGCGGTCAATGTCGCGGATGCCGGCAGGATTGTCTCGCCAGAGTTAAAGAAAAGCGGCAGCTTGTTGGCGTTTGTGCCTGCGCCGCGCGACGGTAATGAGCTTCCTCTTTGGGAGACGCTGACGCGCCATTGGCGCAAGGTGCAGGAAATGACGAGCGCCGGTAAGGTGCTTGCCGCACAAAGCGTCAGAGAAGGCGGCATTGCCGTTGCACTCAGCAGAATGTGCTTCGGCAACCGTCTCGGCGTCGAAGTGCGCGGCGCGTGGCGGCAGGAGGCTCTGTTTGCACCGGAGTACGGCAGTTTGATTTTGGAACTGGCGGAAGAAGTTGCGCCGGAGGAAATTGCGGCGGAAGGCTGGATACTGCTGGGGCGTACACAAGCGGAAGGGAAAATCTGCGTAAACGGTGAAACGCTGCTGCTCGAAGAACTGCAGACGGCCTGGGAAAAACCGTTGGAGGCTGTGTTCCCGACGAAGGTTGCGTTTGACGCCCCGGTGTTTAAAGAACTGGTGGTTGAAAAGCGAAAAGAAGTAAAACGGACAATTGCTAAGCTTGCTAAGCCGCGCGTTTTGATTCCGGTCTTCCCCGGCACGAATTGTGAGTATGACACGGCGCGCGCTTTCGAGCAGGCTGGCGCAAGCGTGGAAACGTTGGTGATTCGCAACCTGACGTCTGCAGCCGTCGAAGAGTCGGTTACTGCCTTGGAAAATGCGCTTGGCAAGGCGCAGATCCTGATGCTGGCGGGCGGTTTTAGCGCCGGCGATGAACCGGATGGTTCGGGGAAATTCATTGCGACGATGTTGCGCAATCCACGATTAAAAGAGGCTGTGCACCGTTTGCTTGAAAGGCAGGACGGTTTGGCGCTTGGGATTTGCAATGGCTTTCAGGCTCTGATCAAGCTGGGGCTATTGCCCTACGGCAAGATCTGCGATTTACCGCAGGACAGCCCAACGCTGACCTTTAACTCACTCGGCCGCCATGTTTCCTGCATGGTGCAAACACGTGTCGCGGCGACGAACTCACCCTGGCTTTCGCATCTGACAGTCGGCGATCTGCATACGATTCCAGTTTCGCATGGTGAAGGACGCTTTCAGGCAACGCCGCAGTGGCTGGAAAAATTGGCGCTGCAAGGACAAATCGTGACGCAATATGTGGATGACGAAGCAAAGCCTACGCTTGCTCTGCCTTATAACCCCAACGGGTCACTGGCGGCAGTGGAAGGGATCATCAGTCCCGACGGACGGATTCTCGGAAAGATGGGCCACTCGGAACGCTGCGGCAAGCATGTCGCAAAGAACATACCCGGCAATCAGGATCAGGGCTTATTTAAGGCAGGCGTTAATTATTATCGATAA